GCATCAAGCCTTTATCAAGGATGTCTTGTGCGCTGAAGTCTTCGTCCAGGGCATCTTCTGTCAGATCAACAATATCATCCAGATTGCCTTCAATGACAGCGGTTGAGAGTTCGGATAGTATTTCACTCATTGTTTTATCTTCCTCCAAAATTATTTTGGGTTATATTTTCCACATCCTAGTAGGGATGTGTTTGACATGCTAAAGGTATTGTTTGATGGTTTGATGGAAATCTTTAATATGTTTTTCCATACGTAATGCGGCACGTTTTGCGTCGCCCGCTTCAATGGCTTCCAGAATTTCAATATGTGCTACAACATCAATATCCTCAGATTGGGCGAAATTGATCGCCAGGTACCATATTCGCAGAGAGAGGTTGTAGTAATGTTTTAAGTCTTTTTCCAAAAACTTGTTTTGAGCCGCTTGTCCAATTAAGCTGTGGAAAGCCTCGTCAAGTTCAATTAATTCTTTTTTATCTTCCAGACTGGCGAGTTGATACTCCTGCGCAAGTTGTCGCAGTTTTGCAAGTTGGTCTGGGGTTATGCGTTTGGTCGCCAGCTGAGCAGCGAGGGCCTCGATGACAACGCGTACTTCAAATATCTGGGTGAGATCCGTAACAGTGATGTCGGCTACAAACATGCCTCGCCGCGGGGTGACCGTTACCAGATTTTCTGCTTGAAGTCGTTTTATGGCCTCACGGATGGGTGTTCTGCCCAGATTTAACTCATCAATCAATTGAGCTTCACTGATAACAGAACCCGGAGTCATGCTTGTTGTTACAATCTGTTTCTTAATCTGTGTATAGGCTCGCTCTGCGTCGGTTGGTTTCATGCCGCACACTCACTCTCTTTGGTGGCAAATTACTCGTTCTCGGCTTGTTCTTTTTGGCGCTTGCGATAGGCTTTAATCCAGTTCATGCCATATTCGTCCCGCCCCATTGAAAGATCGGCGGCCAAGACAGCGATGGCGATTTCTTCTTCCAGTGGGTTTGTGATCGGGCAGGTCAACCCGGCATGGATGGACATCGCGATGAAGGTTGAGTTGATATGCTTGCGGTCGGGCATCCCAAACGAAATATTGCTGGCGCCCATGGTGATATTGACACCAAATTCCACTACAATTCTCTCGATGGTTTGCATAGCTAGAAAACCGGCGGTATGGTCGGCGCCCATCGTTAGCGCCAAAGGATCAATTACAATATCTTCAGGGCCAATACCCAGCTTGGCCGCGCGCTCAATAATTTTTGTGGCAACTTTGAGGCGATCATCGACTGTGGCGGGGATGCCATCATCGTCCATGCACAGCCCGATTACCGCGGCGCCATATTCCTTGACCAGCGGCAAAATCGCCTCCAGCGAGCGTTCTTCACCATTGACAGAATTGATCAGCGCTTTGCCTTCGTATGTCTTCAGGGCGGCTTCAAGCGCCAGGGGGTCTGCCGTATCAATACACAGCGGCACATCCACCGTTTCCATTACAGTTTGGAGTACCTGCTTGAGCAGCGCTTCTTCGTCTGCACCAGGTACGCCAGCATTGACATCCAGAATTTTCGCTCCCGCAGCCACCTGAGCCAGCGCATCCTGTCGCACCATATCAAAATCCCCGGCCTGTAAGGCTTTGAGCATTTTTTTGCGCCCAGTGGGGTTGATGCGTTCGCCAATGATAGTGGTGGCTTTTTCACGGTGAATTTCAACCGTGACGGTTTTGGAAGAAACTACGGTGGTTAAACTATTGCTCATTTCATCACCTCTTTTGCAAAATTTGAAAATAGATTTTTGTGCATATTCGCAGCTTTCAGGCGATAGCTATTCCAAAGGGCGCTTTCGCCTGGCAGTCACGGCGCGCTTATTTTAGTATATTACAAATATATCAGTAAAGCTAGAGCATCTGTCGATATTGCGCATTTTGTAATCTCAGATGAGGACATTTGTCTTACTTCCTTTGATAGGGTCAAAACGGTCAGGGAGTACGGCATTGGCGTAGGGGGGTAGTGCTGCGCCAGTTACCCAATCGGCGATGAGTTTGCCGGTGATTGGGGCCAGGCCGATGCCCGCGCCTTCGTGCCCGCTGGCAAGGTAGAAGCCGGGCGCCTGCTCGCACGGACCAATCAGCGGCAGGTGATCTGGCGACCAGGGACGCAGGCCAGCATAACTGCGGATGACAGAGCTATGCGCCAGATGGGGCAAAAAGCGCGCCGCGCGTTGGGCAATTGCTCGTATCACGGCCAGCGAAACCCGGCGGTCAAATCCGGCGAATTCGCGGCTGCTGCCCAATAATAAACTTCCCGACGCGGTCATCTCGGCTACCAGCGCCACCTGCACATCTTCGGCTGCCAATTGTACGGTGGTGGCATAGCCGCCTTCCAGCAGCGGGTGGTGAATTTTCTTTGGACNNNNNNNNNNNNNNNNNNNNNNNNNNNNNNNNNNNNNNNNNNNNNNNNNNNNNNNNNNNNNNNNNNNNNNNNNNNNNNNNNNNNNNNNNNNNNNNNNNNNGCCAACTCCGGTTCCAGTTCCCGCAGTTCCCCGGGGGTGAGCACTTCGGCGCGTTGACCGGATGCGCTTAGGGCGTTGGCTTTCTCTTTGCCTGCCTCCATTTGGTCCGCCTGTTCAGCCAGAAATATCGTCCCGGCCTGTTCAAAACCGATTTCTGCATCCAGTTCTGCGGCGAGATCGCGCCAGAGTTTCTGGCTGGCAAGCCCCAGCGATAGCTCCGCGCCGGGCAGTTTATCCCACTGAAGGATCAGGCCATCACAGGCGCGCGAAGTGCCGCTGGCGGGAAAATCGCGCTCGATGAGATGCACCGCGAGGCCGCGCTCACTGAGATAGTAGGCACAGGCTGCTCCCACGATTCCGCCGCCAATGATGATTGCATCTGCCGTGGTGTTCATGGCCGTTGCTCCTGTGCCAACGCGCCGAGCGAGATGGGTTTAAG
This region of Chloroflexota bacterium genomic DNA includes:
- a CDS encoding GntR family transcriptional regulator, which codes for MKPTDAERAYTQIKKQIVTTSMTPGSVISEAQLIDELNLGRTPIREAIKRLQAENLVTVTPRRGMFVADITVTDLTQIFEVRVVIEALAAQLATKRITPDQLAKLRQLAQEYQLASLEDKKELIELDEAFHSLIGQAAQNKFLEKDLKHYYNLSLRIWYLAINFAQSEDIDVVAHIEILEAIEAGDAKRAALRMEKHIKDFHQTIKQYL
- a CDS encoding dihydropteroate synthase — protein: MSNSLTTVVSSKTVTVEIHREKATTIIGERINPTGRKKMLKALQAGDFDMVRQDALAQVAAGAKILDVNAGVPGADEEALLKQVLQTVMETVDVPLCIDTADPLALEAALKTYEGKALINSVNGEERSLEAILPLVKEYGAAVIGLCMDDDGIPATVDDRLKVATKIIERAAKLGIGPEDIVIDPLALTMGADHTAGFLAMQTIERIVVEFGVNITMGASNISFGMPDRKHINSTFIAMSIHAGLTCPITNPLEEEIAIAVLAADLSMGRDEYGMNWIKAYRKRQKEQAENE
- a CDS encoding FAD-binding oxidoreductase, with product PKKIHHPLLEGGYATTVQLAAEDVQVALVAEMTASGSLLLGSSREFAGFDRRVSLAVIRAIAQRAARFLPHLAHSSVIRSYAGLRPWSPDHLPLIGPCEQAPGFYLASGHEGAGIGLAPITGKLIADWVTGAALPPYANAVLPDRFDPIKGSKTNVLI
- a CDS encoding FAD-binding oxidoreductase; translated protein: MNTTADAIIIGGGIVGAACAYYLSERGLAVHLIERDFPASGTSRACDGLILQWDKLPGAELSLGLASQKLWRDLAAELDAEIGFEQAGTIFLAEQADQMEAGKEKANALSASGQRAEVLTPGELRELEPELA